GTTTCATTGACCATGGCGCTTTCCCTCCTCTAGACTCGTCCGGGCACTGGAATCGGAGATCCCATTGAGAGGCATCATGGCAGGAGAGAAATCCTTTCATATCGACCCAACGGCCATCGTCCATCCCAGTGTGACCCTGGGTGAAGGCTCGTCGATCTGGAATTGGACCAAGGTTCGCGAAGGGGTCAAGATCGGGCGCCATACCAACATTGGCCAGAATGTCTACGTCGACTTCGGAGTGGTGATCGGGGACCACTGCAAGGTCCAGAACAGCGTCAACCTGTACCATGGGGTCACGATTGGGGATCGGGTCTTCATCGGACCTCACGCATCATTCACCAACGACATTTATCCGCGTGCGGTCAGTCCGGATTGGGAGGTCGTTCCCACCCGCATCGAAGACGGCGCCAGTATCGGGGCCAACGCCACCATCGTCTGTGGCGTCACCCTGGGGAAAAATTGCATGGTGGCCGCTGGTTCGGTGGTCACCCAGAACGTGCCCGCCTTCGGTCTGGTCATAGGGCAACCAGCCAAACTGGTGGATTACGTCAATATTCAAGGGCGTCCACTCCACCACAACCTGCAAGGCCCGGCCCCCAGCGATGAAAAATTGCACACAGTTTTCACCGTTCCGCAGGGAGATATGGACTTGAAAGCCAAAAGCCGGGTGCGTGTCGGTGTGGTGGGGGCTGGGGTGCGAGGCCGTGAACACCTGCGTATTTTGGATCTGCTGAAAAATGTCGAAATCGCCGGCGTCATGGATCCCAACAAACAATGGGCCACCGAAGCCGCGATGCAATACAACTGCCCCATTTTGAACGATATCAGCCAATTCGTCGGACAGGCGGATGCGGTCTGTATCGCCTCGCCTCTGGCCACCCATGCCGAATACGGGGTCTTTCTGCTGGATCACAACATTCACTGCCTGATCGAAAAACCCCTGGCCAGCACCGAAGCAGAGTGCCTGGCCCTGTTGGCTGCCGCAGAGCGCAACAATCGGGTTTTGCTCGCCGGATATGTCGAACGCTTCAACCCGGCAGTGCGTCAACTGACCGAAATCCTGGCCCACGGCAACC
This genomic interval from Magnetococcales bacterium contains the following:
- a CDS encoding Gfo/Idh/MocA family oxidoreductase, encoding MAGEKSFHIDPTAIVHPSVTLGEGSSIWNWTKVREGVKIGRHTNIGQNVYVDFGVVIGDHCKVQNSVNLYHGVTIGDRVFIGPHASFTNDIYPRAVSPDWEVVPTRIEDGASIGANATIVCGVTLGKNCMVAAGSVVTQNVPAFGLVIGQPAKLVDYVNIQGRPLHHNLQGPAPSDEKLHTVFTVPQGDMDLKAKSRVRVGVVGAGVRGREHLRILDLLKNVEIAGVMDPNKQWATEAAMQYNCPILNDISQFVGQADAVCIASPLATHAEYGVFLLDHNIHCLIEKPLASTEAECLALLAAAERNNRVLLAGYVERFNPAVRQLTEILAHGNHIYAVDVRRMSAVNDPRTSDLDVVLDLMGHDLDIVLSLIQSPVTSVAAHSVRPYSARADDYVTALITFANGSIANLTASRITQNKVRELRLTTDLGYITLDYGTQELLIYRQGAGAIERSKSPKIGSYSMDLSMERVLIRPGEPMTRELRHFIEAVRGKKPPLVTGQQALDNMRLAWQIKKSCEPPQP